The genome window TATCTGATGTTTATACTGGAAAAGGAATAGAAGAAGGATACAAGAGCGTGACTGTTTATTGTGTGTTTAGAGCAGAAGATAAAACATTAAGTGAGGATGAGGTAAATAAGATCTGGGAAAAGATCAAGAAAGATTTGATATACAAATACCCATTGAAATTGAGATTTGAGGAGGTCTGATATGAAATCAGGATTTGTCGCACTTGCTGGAAAGCCAAATGTAGGAAAATCTTCTATTGTTAATGCGATAGTTGGCAAGAAAATTTTAATTGTTTCAGATAAACCGCAAACTACTAGAAATAGAATAAACGTTATACATACTACTGATGATTTTCAGATAATTTTCGTAGATACACCTGGAATACATAAGCCATTGTACAGGCTTGGAGAATACATGGTTAAGGCAGCAGTAAGTGCACTAAAAGGTGTTGATTTAATCTTGACCGTTGTGGATGCAAAAGAAGGAGTTGGAAAACCAGAAAGGTTTGTCTTTGATTATGTAAATCAATCAAAGACAAAAACTATAGGTGTAATAAATAAAATTGATCTTGTAGATGCTAAAAAGGTTGAGCAAATTTACAATGAAATAAAGAATAGTCTTGAAAATTGTGTGGGCATAGTAAAGACCTCTGCTGTAAGAGGTGAAGGAATAAAAGAACTTTTAGATCTAATTGTTGAAAACCTTGAAGAGGGACCTCAATACTATCCTGAAGATATGATAACTGATAGACCTCTATCTTTTATGGCATCTGAGATAATAAGGGAAAAGATTTTTCATCATACATACGAAGAGGTTCCACACTCTGTTGCTGTCATAATAGAAGAAATAAAAGAAAGAGATAATGGGGTATTGTATATACGTGCAAATATATACGTTGATAGAAATAGTCAGAAGGGAATTATTATTGGTCAAAAAGGAAATATGATAAAAACAATTGGCCAGGAGGCAAGAAAAGAAATAGAATATCTTGTTGGCGGAAAAGTTTTCCTTGATTTGCATGTAAAGGTGAAAAAAGATTGGCGTAATAAGGACTTTATTATATTAAATGAAATTGGAATGAGAGATGATTTAAAAGACTAAATATGAGGGTATGTATAATATATGATACTAAAAGAAGATCGACGGAGCTTTTTGCTAAGTGGATAAAAGAGGCTTTTGAGGAAAATAGTGCAGTTGTAGATGTCTTTAAGGTTAATGAATTCAATG of Thermosipho africanus Ob7 contains these proteins:
- the era gene encoding GTPase Era, with protein sequence MKSGFVALAGKPNVGKSSIVNAIVGKKILIVSDKPQTTRNRINVIHTTDDFQIIFVDTPGIHKPLYRLGEYMVKAAVSALKGVDLILTVVDAKEGVGKPERFVFDYVNQSKTKTIGVINKIDLVDAKKVEQIYNEIKNSLENCVGIVKTSAVRGEGIKELLDLIVENLEEGPQYYPEDMITDRPLSFMASEIIREKIFHHTYEEVPHSVAVIIEEIKERDNGVLYIRANIYVDRNSQKGIIIGQKGNMIKTIGQEARKEIEYLVGGKVFLDLHVKVKKDWRNKDFIILNEIGMRDDLKD